In a genomic window of Sardina pilchardus chromosome 20, fSarPil1.1, whole genome shotgun sequence:
- the isca2 gene encoding iron-sulfur cluster assembly 2 homolog, mitochondrial isoform X2: MSLVRSIMLSATRTKAWTVGRASSALLYASGAPGKALVQPSQMSPLLSAFPARYSSASAQQQPAPAAPAAQEDKVRLSESCVKRLGQIMVKGEYLRISIEGGGCSGFQYKFSVDNTRNEDDRVFEQDGVGVCVCDACLIYILCARVCVQGV, translated from the exons ATGTCACTTGTTCGTAGCATAATGCTAAGTGCTACTAGGACAAAAGCATGGACCGTCGGAAG AGCGTCCTCAGCTCTTCTGTATGCGTCTGGCGCGCCGGGTAAGGCGCTGGTGCAGCCTTCGCAGATGTCTCCGCTGCTGTCCGCCTTCCCTGCGCGGTACAGCAGCGCGTCTGCCCAGCAGCAGCCCGCTCCGGCCGCTCCGGCCGCTCAGGAGGACAAAGTGCGACTCAGCGAGTCGTGCGTGAAG cgtTTGGGGCAGATCATGGTGAAGGGCGAGTATCTGCGCATCTCTATTGAGGGCGGCGGCTGCTCCGGCTTCCAGTACAAATTCTCTGTGGACAACACCAGGAACGAGGacgacag ggtgtttGAGCAGGATggcgtgggggtgtgtgtgtgtgatgcgtgttTAATATATATactctgtgcgcgtgtgtgtgtgcagggtgtttGA
- the isca2 gene encoding iron-sulfur cluster assembly 2 homolog, mitochondrial isoform X1: MSLVRSIMLSATRTKAWTVGRASSALLYASGAPGKALVQPSQMSPLLSAFPARYSSASAQQQPAPAAPAAQEDKVRLSESCVKRLGQIMVKGEYLRISIEGGGCSGFQYKFSVDNTRNEDDRVFEQDGVGVIVDQESLEFVKGSTVDFTQELIRSSFQVLKNPQADHGCSCGSSFSVKL; this comes from the exons ATGTCACTTGTTCGTAGCATAATGCTAAGTGCTACTAGGACAAAAGCATGGACCGTCGGAAG AGCGTCCTCAGCTCTTCTGTATGCGTCTGGCGCGCCGGGTAAGGCGCTGGTGCAGCCTTCGCAGATGTCTCCGCTGCTGTCCGCCTTCCCTGCGCGGTACAGCAGCGCGTCTGCCCAGCAGCAGCCCGCTCCGGCCGCTCCGGCCGCTCAGGAGGACAAAGTGCGACTCAGCGAGTCGTGCGTGAAG cgtTTGGGGCAGATCATGGTGAAGGGCGAGTATCTGCGCATCTCTATTGAGGGCGGCGGCTGCTCCGGCTTCCAGTACAAATTCTCTGTGGACAACACCAGGAACGAGGacgacag ggtgtttGAGCAGGATGGCGTGGGTGTGATCGTGGACCAGGAGTCTCTGGAGTTTGTGAAGGGCTCGACGGTGGACTTCACGCAGGAGCTGATTCGCTCGTCCTTCCAG GTGCTGAAGAACCCACAGGCGGATCATGGCTGCTCATGTGGCTCCTCCTTCTCCGTCAAGCTCTGA